One stretch of Carassius gibelio isolate Cgi1373 ecotype wild population from Czech Republic chromosome B1, carGib1.2-hapl.c, whole genome shotgun sequence DNA includes these proteins:
- the mxra5a gene encoding matrix-remodeling-associated protein 5 has product MDRFHAQVLLMLVMVALPVVVQCCPRPCACQQPAEVHCTFRSLITVPAGVPKHVERMNMGFNTIHRITYSSFAGLRKLELLLMHGNDVHQIPDGTFRDLISLQMLKLSYNKLKVISRQTLIGLWSLTRLYLDNNRLEFIHPNTFQGLTSLRLLQLEGNQLQQLHPATFSTFSILGHFPVSTLKHLYLSDNLLTTLSQRMLAGMPYLENLSLHGNPWTCDCRMRWFKDWNKNSPGVLKCKKDKAYPDGQLCPMCFSSKQLKKKQLQELENPTCNSPIISTAHKAISPEDTESDLLTIDEFRQPLGNISLGLSDEHGHQVDLECLVTEPRELTSIGWDYVNQYQISANVTLTLDLKCTIDRSSYERLWRLIAYYSDVPAHLRREIMLSKEPYTSFRYRQDVERDALYYTGVKANIVAAPPWIMQSSMDLQLNRLQSTSKSVRLILSTHITEVMEKESIRQQSRGWVVIESKNDTKTMQAVVVGSPAEINCSIQSSGNKSVEWMLPDGSTLKTPYSNVDNRLSASNAGLLKIKSVDHSDSGVFYCIAQVSDDLTILPFRLTVEESSSPPPGGEGVTEPVTGFTGGHFFLPCVATGSPDAEIQWILPDGSIINKWVNISRISVASNGSLIIRHSQLSDNGYYKCVAGNQHGMDTLATKVIISRPPGLLPLKKYSSSPQPAEGVSTQVLVTNDMESSGDNEPEDFLGKVLPRQVDLPNRPRVPSVGIRRGHPFRNSWRRPTTPRRRISSTVVDRVNTIESRRKISVSNNQIDPKRWASILAKVRSGGTSLTTTTSNYFQTSSNKIQESETVYTKQSEIANKIEGSSAEGTPIEGTRAPVKDVLYSVTMSQMPTEATEYSLDINALDSEESRHLTYQIAAPETDPNLFTVSKYITQPTVRPQMTHYTLGDLEVAEGVAVSTVWSTASYGTHLQENRSHTMDGGRVTEAIQKSDVEADEEHRVLQNPELVGEVYQGRMDHSLASTTAKTFTEPSTETAVYSFTKMLTTIKQGPQTLRKHITQKKHNVSKIPLLFTVTPTTKPTSGHKATFINSFNSSSSRARNSSSLRRRNGGRRRKPNRIRTKTNSSKSSVYVTNVTPQPTSASTVEVTNGFSVITKTTASTQTKIETSSLAKSSGAKMNITVPSTDSQPPSLSKMNHEENTDPLYSGRNNKIHASKSQENVSMTKDRLSSNSNPAKELKNIAIVPVSPSTFNNFEREQETATVQEENKSNLSPHITNPPVKADVHEWFTSIPTSGAKKFEQTQKGKITRDPSLIPTSDSSHAQLEKLPGVGPDKTNNQYNPTETENILSYKELEGRFPVRPFTSFSPSTQNEILKNNLEIQHGSATAASTIFEGAQQSSQVPTGSPKISPVLVLATTNLSRLPTGSIHNREDSSSSMNAALPPVTKENIIATTTTTVNTHMFYPNTPTSASKLGELDIANHILDSDKDIFVTQGKETVSKIELRRTNSRLGPPVTQFPYQLASVSKETVSQELEEDIHKKTTTETPRTQPLHSTSKVSSPKQKLPGRPGVQGSGSSLIHYTTSGGPEQRPTAVPEGSDKPRIISTDIRSVTAHAETDAFLPCVAVGKPSPFLSWTKVSTGASITQNTKVQRFEVSSNGTLIIHNVLPLDRGQYLCSVQNQYGEDKIVVNLIVLAEHPRVLQPRYSEVTAYLGETVRLECQSQGLPQPRITWILPDREMVHSSGFTHANPENKISVSPNGTLHMKSVSQMDRGIYKCIASNAAGADNISVRLTIVAVPPIIQQPRHENVTLPEGSTAYLNCTARGASPPSIGWITPDGMQLRPSQFINGRNLFVFPNGTLYIRSLFPTDAGRYECSVTNVVGTAQRTIILTVRKSIIYSRAKITFSSPQKTDVVYGGRLHLDCIASGNPEPRLIWRTPLKKLVDAHYSYDQRIKVSANGTLSIVSVTEKDGGEYLCVVRNKVGDDFVPFKVIVQAKPAKIEQKTESDKKVRYGGNLKVDCVASGLPDPKIQWALPDGTMINNFMKTERNVGSRSRRYVVFDNGTLFFNEVGMREEGDYTCYAENQVGKDEMKVHVKVVADVPVIANKANDVLRVLYGESVSLQCSAKGEPTPLILWFSPANRAITSGSDKYFIHDNGTLVIQKVQRFDGGNYVCLARNSAGQDRKVTRVEILVSPPTINGLIGTTHSMRVSSVRDKRKLFDCETTGTPVPRVMWVLPENVVLPAPYYGSRMTVHRNGTLDIRSVRMTDAGQLICVARNEGGETRLVVQLDVTDILEKPRLKSPKMESLLLTVGRTINLNCSFDGSPTPQLTWILLNGSPLQSGGQFKKFLHKSDGTLVISNPALSEAGTYRCLGRNAAGMVERTVTLMPGQKPEINNMHNSPVSIMNGQSLHLHCLTNTDSVRLAWTLPSGMVLNRPQRAGRYAVLSNGTLSIQQASVHDRGSYTCRASNEYGSSLLTVPVIIIAYPPRITSGPAPATYAKRGVAVQLNCGAMGIPKAEVAWETPDLTRLIVSPQPRLIGNKYLHPQGSLIIQNPTIKDTGLYRCTARNVVGVDTKSTYLYVY; this is encoded by the exons ATGGATCGCTTTCATGCTCAGGTTTTGTTGATGCTGGTGATGGTAGCATTGCCTGTAGTGGTACAGTGTTGCCCACGGCCATGTGCCTGCCAGCAGCCTGCGGAGGTTCACTGCACGTTCCGCTCTTTAATCACGGTGCCTGCTGGCGTGCCTAAACACGTGGAGCGGATGAATATGGG GTTTAATACTATACATAGAATAACTTACAGCTCTTTCGCTGGGTTACGAAAACTGGAGCTTCTTTTAATGCATGGGAATGATGTGCATCAAATTCCTGATGGAACATTCCGTGACCTCATATCCCTTCAG ATGCTGAAACTAAGCTATAATAAACTGAAGGTAATTAGCAGACAGACCCTTATTGGTCTCTGGAGTCTCACTAGGTTGTACCTGGATAACAACAGACTTGAGTTCATCCACCCCAATACATTCCAAGGCCTCACGTCTCTTCGCCTTCTCCAACTGGAGGGCAATCAACTTCAGCAGCTCCACCCAGCCACCTTCTCCACTTTCTCTATTCTTGGACACTTCCCAGTTTCCACCCTGAAACACCTGTACCTGTCTGATAATTTACTGACCACTTTGTCACAGAGGATGCTAGCAGGCATGCCCTACCTGGAGAATCTCTCCCTGCATGGAAACCCTTGGACCTGTGACTGTCGCATGAGGTGGTTCAAAGACTGGAATAAAAATTCACCAG GAGTGCTGAAATGTAAGAAGGACAAAGCCTATCCAGATGGCCAGCTATGCCCTATGTGTTTTTCTTCAAAACAACTAAAGAAGAAACAGCTCCAGGAGTTGGAGAACCCCACTTGCAATAGTCCCATTATCAGCACGGCTCACAAAGCCATTTCCCCAGAGGACACAGAAAGTGACCTCTTGACGATTGATGAATTTCGTCAGCCCCTTGGCAACATTTCCCTGGGCCTGTCAGATGAACATGGACATCAAGTAGACTTGGAATGCCTTGTCACTGAGCCAAGAGAGCTGACTAGCATAGGCTGGGACTATGTTAACCAGTATCAAATATCAGCAAATGTAACTCTGACGTTAGATTTAAAGTGTACAATTGACAGGTCCAGTTATGAGAGGTTGTGGAGACTGATTGCATATTACAGTGATGTTCCAGCCCACCTTCGAAGAGAAATTATGTTGAGTAAGGAACCTTACACAAGCTTCAGATATCGGCAAGATGTTGAAAGGGATGCTCTTTACTATACAGGAGTAAAAGCTAACATAGTAGCTGCACCACCCTGGATAATGCAGTCATCAATGGACCTTCAGCTAAACAGACTTCAGTCTACAAGTAAAAGTGTTAGACTGATTCTAAGTACCCATATAACTGAGGTTATGGAAAAGGAATCTATAAGACAGCAGAGTAGGGGCTGGGTTGTAATTGAGTCCAAGAACGACACTAAAACGATGCAGGCTGTTGTCGTGGGAAGTCCTGCTGAGATAAACTGTTCCATACAAAGCTCAGggaacaaatcagttgaatggATGCTACCTGATGGCTCTACTTTAAAAACACCTTATAGCAATGTTGATAATAGGCTTTCAGCATCAAATGCTGGTCTTCTTAAAATCAAGTCTGTGGATCATTCTGATTCAGGAGTATTCTACTGTATTGCACAGGTTTCAGATGACCTAACTATCCTCCCTTTTCGCCTAACAGTGGAGGAATCCTCCAGTCCACCTCCTGGAGGTGAAGGAGTAACAGAGCCAGTTACAGGATTCACAGGTGGACATTTTTTCCTTCCATGTGTTGCCACTGGATCCCCTGATGCTGAAATACAATGGATTCTCCCTGATGGTAGCATTATAAACAAGTGGGTAAACATTTCCAGGATATCTGTTGCTTCAAATGGATCTCTGATTATTCGACACAGTCAGCTTTCAGACAATGGATACTATAAGTGTGTAGCAGGAAATCAACATGGGATGGATACTTTGGCCACAAAAGTAATAATATCAAGGCCACCAGGTTTACTCCCATTAAAGAAGTACTCTAGTAGCCCTCAACCTGCTGAGGGAGTTTCAACCCAAGTCCTTGTGACAAATGACATGGAGTCTTCTGGGGATAATGAACCTGAAGACTTTTTAGGGAAAGTGCTTCCTAGGCAAGTGGATTTACCCAATCGTCCACGGGTCCCAAGTGTGGGAATAAGGAGAGGCCATCCATTTAGGAACTCTTGGAGACGCCCTACCACACCAAGGAGGAGAATAAGTAGCACAGTAGTGGATAGGGTTAACACTATAGAGTCGAGAAGAAAAATTAGTGTGTCAAACAACCAAATAGACCCAAAGCGCTGGGCTAGCATTTTGGCAAAAGTTCGCAGTGGTGGAACTAGTTTAACAACAACTACTTCAAACTATTTTCAGACCAGTTCAAACAAAATACAGGAGTCAGAAACTGTCTACACAAAGCAGTCAGAAATTGCTAACAAGATTGAAGGATCATCTGCAGAAGGTACACCAATAGAGGGCACCAGGGCACCAGTGAAGGATGTGTTGTACTCAGTCACAATGTCACAGATGCCCACTGAGGCTACGGAGTACAGCTTAGATATAAATGCTCTGGATTCTGAGGAATCAAGACACTTAACATACCAGATAGCTGCTCCTGAAACAGATCCAAATTTGTTTACAGTGAGCAAATATATCACACAACCCACTGTTAGACCACAGATGACCCATTATACTTTGGGAGATTTAGAGGTTGCAGAAGGAGTTGCAGTGAGCACTGTGTGGAGCACAGCATCATATGGAACCCATTTACAGGAAAACCGAAGCCACACAATGGATGGTGGCAGGGTAACTGAAGCAATACAAAAGTCTGATGTCGAAGCAGATGAAGAACACAGGGTTTTGCAAAACCCTGAGCTTGTGGGAGAAGTTTATCAGGGAAGGATGGATCACAGCTTAGCATCGACAACAGCAAAAACCTTCACAGAACCAAGTACAGAAACTGCTGTTTACTCTTTTACTAAAATGCTTACTACAATTAAGCAAGGACCACAGACCCTACGAAAGCACATAACTCAGAAGAAACATAATGTCTCAAAAATTCCACTGCTTTTTACTGTGACACCAACCACCAAACCCACTTCAGGACATAAAGCAAccttcattaattcatttaattcttCTTCCTCACGTGCTAGGAACTCATCCAGTTTGAGACGGAGGAATGGTGGAAGACGAAGAAAGCCTAATCGAATTAGAACTAAGACAAACAGTTCTAAATCATCAGTATATGTCACAAATGTCACCCCACAGCCCACTTCAGCTTCAACTGTGGAGGTTACAAATGGGTTTTCAGTCATTACTAAGACAACTGCCTCCACTCAAACTAAAATAGAAACATCTTCATTGGCCAAAAGTTCAGGAGCCAAGATGAATATTACTGTTCCATCAACTGACAGCCAACCACCGTCACTAAGCAAAATGAATCATGAAGAGAACACAGATCCATTATACAGTGGCAGGAATAACAAAATCCATGCATCCAAATCCCAAGAAAACGTATCTATGACAAAGGATAGACTCTCTTCTAATTCCAATCCAGCCAAAGAActtaaaaacattgcaattgtacCAGTGTCTCCATCAACGTTCAATAATTTTGAAAGAGAGCAAGAAACGGCAACTGTACAGGAAGAAAACAAATCCAACTTGTCCCCCCATATTACAAATCCTCCTGTGAAGGCAGACGTTCATGAGTGGTTTACAAGCATTCCTACCTCTGGAGCTAAAAAGTTTGAACAGACTCAAAAGGGAAAAATTACAAGAGACCCCAGCTTGATCCCAACATCAGACAGCTCTCATGCACAATTAGAGAAACTTCCAGGTGTAGGTCCAGATAAAACAAACAACCAATATAACCCCACAGAGACTGAAAACATTCTGTCCTACAAAGAGCTTGAAGGAAGGTTTCCTGTGAGGCCATTCACTTCATTTTCCCCAAGCACCCAGAATgaaattcttaaaaataatttggAAATCCAACATGGTTCAGCAACAGCTGCCAGTACAATTTTTGAGGGGGCACAACAGAGTTCACAGGTTCCAACAGGCAGCCCCAAAATCTCCCCAGTGTTAGTGCTTGCAACAACAAACCTAAGCAGGCTTCCAACTGGCAGCATACACAACAGAGAAGATTCTTCTTCATCCATGAATGCTGCTCTACCTCCagttacaaaagaaaacattattgccacaacaactacaacagtaaataCTCATATGTTTTACCCAAATACACCCACGTCTGCAAGCAAGCTAGGTGAACTAGACATTGCTAATCACATTCTTGACAGTGACAAAGACATATTTGTAACCCAAGGCAAAGAAACTGTTAGTAAGATAGAACTTAGGAGAACAAATAGCAGGCTAGGACCCCCAGTCACACAATTTCCTTATCAATTAGCCAGTGTTTCAAAGGAAACAGTATCTCAAGAATTAGAGGAAGACATCCACAAAAAGACCACTACAGAAACACCCAGGACTCAACCACTTCACTCAACTTCAAAAGTATCTTCACCCAAGCAAAAACTTCCTGGTAGGCCAGGTGTTCAGGGTAGTGGAAGCTCTTTGATACATTATACCACATCAGGAGGACCTGAACAAAGACCAACAGCAGTGCCCGAGGGTAGTGACAAACCTCGGATCATCAGCACAGACATTAGATCAGTAACAGCACATGCTGAGACTGATGCCTTTTTGCCTTGTGTGGCTGTGGGAAAACCCAGTCCCTTCCTTTCATGGACTAAAGTATCCACAG GGGCAAGTATAACACAGAATACCAAGGTTCAAAGATTTGAGGTCTCCTCTAATGGTACACTTATAATCCACAATGTACTTCCTCTGGACCGTGGCCAGTACCTCTGCAGTGTCCAAAACCAGTATGGAGAGGATAAAATTGTGGTTAATTTAATTGTTCTGGCTGAACACCCTAGAGTGCTGCAGCCTCGCTATAGTGAAGTCACAGCATACCTTGGAGAAACTGTTCGGTTGGAGTGTCAGTCCCAAGGGCTTCCTCAGCCTCGGATCACCTGGATCCTACCAGATAGGGAAATGGTACATTCTAGTGGATTTACTCATGCCAATCCTGAAAACAAGATCTCAGTCTCACCTAATGGCACGCTTCACATGAAATCGGTCAGTCAAATGGATCGAGGAATTTACAAATGCATTGCAAGCAATGCAGCGGGTGCTGATAACATATCTGTTCGGCTGACTATTGTAGCCGTGCCCCCCATCATTCAGCAACCAAGACATGAGAATGTCACTCTTCCAGAGGGAAGCACTGCTTACTTGAATTGCACTGCCAGGGGTGCCTCTCCGCCTTCCATTGGCTGGATTACCCCTGATGGAATGCAGCTCCGTCCATCACAGTTCATCAATGGACGTAACTTGTTTGTATTTCCAAATGGGACACTCTATATTCGTAGTCTCTTTCCGACAGACGCAGGGAGGTATGAATGCTCAGTAACCAATGTGGTTGGCACTGCACAGAGGACCATTATTTTGACTGTAAGGAAGTCCATAATATACTCAAGAGCCAAGATTACATTCTCTTCGCCTCAAAAAACAGATGTGGTCTATGGAGGCAGGTTGCACCTGGACTGTATTGCATCAGGGAATCCAGAACCCAGGCTCATCTGGAGGACTCCATTGAAAAAACTTGTAGATGCTCACTACAG tTATGATCAaaggataaaagtgtctgccaacgGTACACTATCCATCGTATCTGTGACAGAGAAAGATGGTGGTGAATACCTCTGTGTTGTCCGCAACAAAGTCGGGGATGATTTTGTGCCCTTTAAGGTAATTgtccaggcaaaacctgctaaaATTGAGCAGAAGACAGAGTCTGATAAGAAGGTGAGGTATGGAGGAAACCTAAAAGTTGACTGTGTTGCCTCTGGACTTCCCGACCCTAAAATCCAGTGGGCACTGCCTGATGGCACCATGATCAACAATTTCATGAAGACTGAACGTAATGTTGGCAGTCGAAGTCGCAGGTATGTTGTCTTCGACAATGGAACCCTCTTCTTCAATGAAGTGGGGATGCGTGAAGAGGGCGACTATACTTGTTATGCTGAGAACCAGGTTGGAAAAGATGAGATGAAAGTGCATGTAAAAGTAGTTGCAGATGTTCCTGTTATTGCTAATAAGGCAAATGATGTACTCAGGGTCCTGTACGGAGAATCTGTCTCTCTGCAATGCAGTGCCAAGGGTGAGCCAACACCTCTTATATTGTGGTTTTCACCCGCTAATAGAGCCATAACTTCAGGTTCAGACAAATATTTTATACATGATAATGGAACTCTAGTCATTCAGAAAGTTCAGCGATTCGATGGTGGGAACTATGTATGTCTTGCCAGGAACAGTGCAGGACAGGATCGCAAAGTGACCAGAGTAGAAATCCTTGTCTCTCCACCTACGATTAATGGCCTCATAGGTACCACACACTCAATGAGGGTTTCAAGTGTGAGAGATAAGCGTAAACTGTTTGACTGTGAAACCACTGGTACCCCTGTTCCACGTGTCATGTGGGTTCTTCCAGAAAATGTTGTACTCCCCGCACCATATTATGGTAGTCGAATGACAGTACATCGCAATGGCACTTTGGATATCCGTTCAGTGAGAATGACAGATGCAGGCCAGTTAATATGTGTTGCTCGTAATGAGGGAGGTGAAACAAGGCTAGTTGTTCAGCTTGATGTAACAGATATTTTAGAGAAGCCAAGACTTAAGAGTCCTAAAATGGAGTCCCTCTTACTAACTGTAGGCAGGACCATTAATCTTAATTGTTCATTTGATGGGTCACCAACCCCACAGCTAACTTGGATCCTTCTAAATGGCTCTCCACTACAGAGTGGTGGACAGTTCAAAAAATTCCTCCACAAGTCTGATGGAACTTTGGTCATTAGTAATCCTGCTCTCTCAGAGGCAGGCACATATCGTTGTTTGGGACGCAATGCTGCTGGAATGGTTGAAAGAACTGTTACATTAATGCCAGGACAAAAGCCAGAAATCAATAACATGCATAACTCACCTGTTAGTATCATGAATGGGCAGAGTTTACACCTGCACTGCTTGACAAACACTGACTCTGTCCGCCTCGCCTGGACCCTGCCGAGTGGGATGGTCTTAAACCGACCTCAAAGAGCAGGTCGTTATGCTGTTCTTTCCAATGGAACCCTCTCAATCCAACAAGCCTCTGTCCATGACAGGGGCTCATACACCTGCAGGGCCTCAAATGAATACGGAAGCTCCCTACTAACTGTCCCAGTCATCATCATTGCATATCCACCGCGCATCACAAGTGGTCCAGCTCCTGCCACCTATGCTAAAAGAGGAGTAGCAGTACAACTCAACTGTGGGGCCATGGGTATTCCCAAAGCAGAAGTTGCATGGGAGACCCCAGACCTTACACGGCTTATTGTCAGCCCCCAGCCACGGCTGATTGGGAACAAGTACCTCCATCCTCAGGGTTCCTTAATCATTCAGAATCCTACAATAAAAGATACTGGATTATACAGATGCACAGCCAGAAATGTGGTAGGGGTTGACACAAAAAGCACATATCTTTATGTATACTAA